Genomic window (Equus przewalskii isolate Varuska chromosome 12, EquPr2, whole genome shotgun sequence):
AAGATGATGAAGAAGGCGCAGCAGATGAGGACGATGTTGCCGATGGGCCTGAGCGACGATATCAGAGTCTCCACCACCAGCTTGAGGCCCGGAGCGCGACTGATGACCCTGGACGCGGGGCACAGGAGACGAGCTGCTGGGCCACCAGAGGGAGCAGCCACGAGGCGGAGCGCACAGTGCGCCAAGGGCCCGCCCCTAGCAAGCCCCACCCACCCTGACCACGCCCTCCCCCgaagccccacccacccctccccggCCCCGCCTACCTCAGAGGCCGGAGCGTCCGCAGCAGGCGCAGCACACGCAGGATTCCAAGAATCTTGGCGCCGCCGGCCGAAGCCATGGCCACGACGATGTCGACCAGGGACACCAGGACCAGCAGCCCGTCCAGCACGTTCCAGCTGCTCTGCAGGTAGGTGTGCTCACCCGAGACCAGGCCCAGGGCCACCACCTGGTAAGGCGCagaggaggaggggcccaggtgggCGGCGCTGCAGACTGAAGTGTGGGACAGAGGCCCAGCAGGTGGGGGCTGCTGGGCGGGACGGAGTAGGGGGGGAGGCCAGAGGGACAGACCCCGGGGCtctctggacacgctggtaccttCACCGTCATCTCAGCTACGAAGATCGCGGTGAAGATGTAGTTGGAAACGCTGAGAAAGGCGCGCTCCTGCAGAGACAGGACAGTGGGAGGGGCCGGCCGCGCACGCCACACCaccccggcccctcccccagcGAGGAGGGCGCCTCACGGTGCTGCCGGGGTCGATGTCGGGCCTCTCCAGGGCGATGGTGATGCAGTTGAGGAAGATGAAGACCAGGACCACGTGATCGAACAGCTTGTGAGCGATGATCTTCTGGCAGGAGAGGCGGAACCTGGGGGCGGGGTGTGGAGGGTCCGGGACAGCCCTGGCGGAGCCCTTGCTTCCCGGTCCCTGTGGTCCCCAGGGAGGCGCCCCAGGCACGCCAGCCCCGGGGCGCTCACCACGTGGTGGGGAACCCGGAGACCCAGAGGGGCGGGCCAGCTGCGagcaggcccctccctccccggccCTCACCTGTTCTGAGGGGAGAAGAGGTACAGGGCCCAGGGATCCCGGCGGCGACACCACTCGGGCTCATACGGCTCCAGCACCTTGCGCAGCCGCGAGCAGCAGCTCTGGGGGGAGAAGGGGCGGGTCCTCAaggcccctcccagcctggccagccccccagcccctcccaccctcagggcggcctcttccccaggcccagccccgtcctccccacccagggcctgggggtCGATGCTGGGGGCGAATGGTGGTCCAAGCTCCCTGCAGGTCAGCTGGATCAAGTCCTGCTGGGCTTGTCCTGCACCCCTCCCCGCTTCTCCTGCCCATGACCAACACACCCCAAGTCCCTGCCTCGGGCTGCTTCAGGGAACCAGCCTAGATGGGAGGAAGGCAAGGGGCATGGGGGAGTACGGGGGGCTGTGGGGGCCATGGGGGTCGTGGGGCCCCACTCACATCCTCCATGTCATCGTCAAACTCGGCCGGGTCCTCCTTGTGGCTGTCGATGCGCAGGAAGAACTCGCTGGGCAGGGCCAGCACCTGCCCGTTGCAGTCATGGAACTTGCTGGGCAGTAGGGCGGCCGGCCGTGGGGGCCGCAGGTCCAGTGTGCTGCGGCGGTCCAGGGACTCGGTGCGCCGCAGTGGGGTGGCACACGTCCCCGGTGAGGTCCCCGCCCCGGGCCTGCTGTCCTCGGCCTCGTCATCTGTGCTGCCCTTGCCCTCGCCGGACAGCAGCGACTCCCGCTCCCCACATTGGCTCCGGCGCTTGAGGCTGGGCGCACGCCCCAGGCTGTTCCAGCTTGAACGCCGGCTGCTCCACGCGCTGTTGGGGCCCAACTGGGTGCAGGGGGAGCTGCGGAGGCTGGACTGTGGGGGGGGGGAATGAGCAGTGCCAGCCCCCCAAGAACCCCCAATATCCCGGGCCCTGGGGCACCTTGTCACTGGGGCCTCACTCTTAACATGCGTGGGGGGCATCTGTACATGGGTCATCTTGTCTAATGTGCAGACGACCCCACTAGAGAGACACCAGCGACACTGCACCCTCAATGGGATGCCCGAGGCAAAGGGACATCAACAAAGAGCTGGGGACACTCTAGCAAGATCAGGGCGCtgggcaggccctgtgctgggctggggCGGCCGCTTGTGCCTGCATGAAGACCGGAGAGCAGGTTacccccagggctggggcccacCGCAGAACAAGCATCCTCGGACACCGCCCGAGCTGCTGACCCCAATCTCCAGGGTGGGGCCCAAATCAGTTCGTAATTGGCGGACCCTGGACTTGCAGAGAAGTTCGGCTGCCGTCTTAGGAAACTAACCCAACTAGGAGCCCGGGATTTACCTGCCCTGTGCCCCACTCTCTGCCGACACTCGTTTCCATGCTGGGTCTACCGTGAGTGGAGCTgtcacccaccccccccccaccacaacCCGCCTGTCTGCCTCCCTCGGACTCCTAACAGCTGGGCTGTGATGCATCTTCTTGTTAAACTACCCGGGCACCCGAGGCTGGGCCATCCTGTCTCACCACCTCACCTCGACCGTCCTCCGTTCGCACCCTGACCCGGCTGTCCCACCGTCAGCTTGTCCCGCTCTGCCCACCCCTCCCGGCCCTTCGGAGAAGCCAGCTTTGGCTGCATCTGCCAGGGGTGGCATTACTTGGGTTTGTCTGGAAAGCCCCCATGGCCCTGGCTCCATGGGACACTGGTGACCGTGGAGCACGGACCCTCCACCCAGCTTCTGTCATCTGTGTCACGtgctctgtcttttctctttctgtcatccCTTTTCTGGTTTCCCTCTGACGCGTGGTCCGTGCTCTGCCAGCTTTCATCATTTATTACCATTTGGGAGGTACGCTTCCTGCCTGCCCTTCTATCAGAAACTACTGGGGATCGCACACGCGTGTCCACGTCGGCTCTCTCTACACTCCTCCCACAAGAAGAGCAGCTCCCGGCTGCACTTATGGAAACAAAGCATTTGTCCTTCTGGGTCCCCACTCGGGGCCAGGGATTCATGGGGTATGACAGGGGCGTGCGGGACCCTCACTCGTCCTTGCAGGAAGCTGTAAGGAGTTGGGCAGGTGGAGTCCGGGGCAGGGGACGGTCCCTACCAGAGACTTCTGGTCCCCCAGCTGGGGGTCCATGGAGCAGCTGCTGCCACGCCGTGAGTCCAGAAGACCGTGGGCCACGTCCAGGTGCGGGGAGCTCTTGGGGGTGGGCATGGGCGTGGCCGCCGTGCGCATgatgaggggagggggcaggctgcCTCGGCCCTCCAGGTGCCCATTTGGGGTCACCGCCAGCGAGTACATCTTCATCTCTGgaggcggagggggagggggtggctcGGGCCTGCAGGGCTCCCAGGACCGGGAAGCCGCCCGCCCGGGACtcccctgcaggggttgcagctGTGCCAGGATGGGGTGGGCAATGCCTCCCCcgccaccccacacacacacccgtgGCCCGCAGGTCTCTGAACTTGTCGAAATCCTCCTCCAAGCGAGCAGAAGTCTTCTCTTCATCTGTGTCAGATCTGTTGGCGTCACCCTGCGCCCCGCAGAGCAGAAGGCACAGGTGAGGCTCCCCGTGGGTGGGGACCATCTCTGTGCTGAGCACCTGTCTGCAGAGCTCCCCACGGGAGCTCCCCTCTCCGTGTCGGTTGAAGCGGGACTCTCACCCAACCCCAGGCCCCCACTGCCTCCCCCTGGGAGTCCCCCTCGCCTCCAGGCCCTCACCTCAGCCTGGAAGCCCTCCACCAGGATGGCCACCAGCAGGTTGAAGAGCACGTAGTTGCCAAAAGTCATCAAGGCCACAAAGTAGAGTGCggcccaggaggaggtggaggccaTGCCGTTGTAGAGAACGACGTTCCAGTCCTCCTGGGTGAGGATCTGGAGGAGGGACGGCGAGGCAGAGTGGACCCCAGACTCGAGAGTGGGGTTGACACGGGGGGAGAAAACGGGGCACTGGGTAGTTGACCCTGACCGTGGAAATGCTGGCAAGCCTTGGGGACCAGaaggagctctgtgccagcaaGCACACACATCTACCTCCTCAGGGCTCAGAATCGACGTCCCAACCACTGTTCCCAGCTCTTCACCTGCTCTAGGCTTGGACCGGCCAAGGAGGTATGCTCTGGGGCTGCTTTGAGCAGAGCCGTGACTCTCCTGGGGACCACCATTTACACGAGAGAACGGCTCCCACCTGGGCTTTACCTGGAACACGGTGACAATAGCCCACAGCAGGGAGTCAAAGTTCTTCCTGTCGGGGACCGTGTCTCCAGTGTCTGTCTTTAGGCTGAACTTGCATCCAAAGAGGTGCATGCCCAGGATgctgagggcaggaggcaggggtgtGGTGAGCAGAGCGGGGGTGGGCGCAGGGGAATGATGAGGGGGGAGCGGCCTGCCTGGTCACCTCCCCACGCAGCGGCTGTTGCCCCACATCTCCCCCAACCGGGACCCCCACCTTCTGGTTTACAGGGGTGTCCTGGTGCCCACAGCCCAGCTGTTCCTGGTCTACAGGTGGGATGACCGAGGCCGGGGGTGGGAGAGACAACTGAGGCCACTCTGGCTCCGGGCAgtggccaggccctggggtgCCCGCCTCCCTCAGCCTGCCTGGACTGCCCAGCACTCTGGCCCCCACCCCGAGGCCAGAGCCCCGGGCCAGGCTGACCCACAGCAAGCGCTCAGCAGACACCAGCTGAAGTTGATGAACTCCAGCTGGCTGTCCCCACCCCTTCTCCCGCCGCTCCGCTGCCTACTCTCCTTTGGGCACAGTCCCTGATCTATCCATCTGGGGGTCTGTCCCATCCCCGCACTCAGCTGGGAGCTCAccagcacagagcccagcacagagaaggggcCCCACATCAGTGCTGTTGGAATGAAGGCCTCAGCAGATGCTCTGAGGCTCCCGGTCCCCCACCCGGGGCCCCAGTGCTGGCGGGGAGGGGTCCTCCTCTCTGGGGCCGGCACACGTTCCActctccaggcctctgccccCCAGCCGCCCGCATCGTGCAGTCGCCGGCAGGGCCCCCAcctgaagatgaagatgaagagcATGAGCAGCATGCAGAACGTGGCCACGTTGTCCATGGTCTTCATGAGCACCACCAGCTGACGCCGCAGCGCGGGCATGAAGCGCACCAGCTTCAGCACCCGCAGCAGCCGGAAGGTCCGCAGCACCGACAGGCCCCCGTCCGCCTGCCCGATGATCTCCCAGACGCTGCGGCCGGGATGAGGGTCAGAAGGGGCCCGTCCTCTGAGTGCAGGTCCCTGCACCTGCCCTGAGCCCGGGACTTCCTCTTTCCGGGAGCAGGAACGCTAGCCTGGGAGCTATGGTGGCCTTTGCTCAGTCCCATGCCTGGGAGCAGGTTCGGCTGCATCAAGGCgccagggggctgggggcctgcgGCAAAATCTTCAAAGCCTCCTCATTAGCTGCCATCCCTGATGGCTGCCTGATCTCCCAGAAACTGCCAGAACCCGGGCACCGGCCAGGTCAGAAGCTTCTCAGTGGAGGGCCTCCCCCGACCCTGTGCCTTTCACAGCCATGCCTGGCTTGTCCATTCTTGCTCAACTCTCTCCCCGCTAGGGAAGGGACCCCTTGACTCCTGAGGACCCTGCTTCCTTCTGGGGGAGGCAAGCCCCCCCGAGATTCTCCCGTTCCTTTCTGTATTGTTTGTACTCCAGCAGATGCCTGGGAGGCAAGCTAGCCTTTCTCACAGGACCTAAACCAAGTGGAGTCCAGCCGTGAAGCTGGGGGGCTGCTCAGTGCCCACTCTGTTCCTCTAGGAAACAGCTCCATTAGATTCTAGAAACAACCACCTGAGGTGCAGGTGACCTCACTGTGTGAACTCGACAGTGCGGGTGTGGAGGGACATGGCCCAGGGAGGGGACTGCCCAAGACGTCGTGACTCAGTACCCACTGTAAACACCCCCGGCAGTGTCCCCTGCTCTGGCCGGGCCTCTGCTCTCTGTGGGGGGGTGTTCACCTGACACTGGAGGTTCCTGGGCCTCTGGGCCTGGGCAGGAGACAGGGGACCCAcctgatgatgacgatgatgccGTCGAAGATGTTGTAGGGGTTCCGGATGTAACCCAGCGGGCCGCAGGCCAGCAGCTTCAGCAGCATCTCGAGGGCGAACATGCTGGTGAATACGATGTTGCTGATCTCCAGGGCGTTGGTCAGCTCGTCGGGCTGCGGGTGGCGGGGGGGGGCCATCAGGACCCCACCCATGGCTCCCAATGCTCCTCAGCAGAGGGGGAGCAATGCCCCACTGAACTGGGAGCAAGTGAGGCTGCACCAaggggctggggggctgcagCAGCAACTCAGAAGGAGCCTAAATGACTGCTAACCACctggaaaagaaagctgagacCCCACAGGCGTCCCCTCTAGCTGGGCGCTGGCCTGCCTGGCCCTCCCACCCTGACTGTCCCCCCTCAGGGGCCACCTCTGAGCACTGAGCTCTGGAAACACCCAGCCCCGCAGGTGTGGGGCACAGGAACAGGGCCTGGAGCATTTATGCCAGTTCCAGGAGGGTGGGGGTGCAGGGGGTGCGAACAACACCGGAGGCCCCTCTGAGCAGCTGCCGTGGTTCCTGGAGGCCTTGCCCACCCCTCGTTGTCAGAAGGGCCCCGAGGCCTCTTTCTTACTGGGACTTGCTGCCCCTCCTGTGTGCACCTGCACGTGGAGTGCACTATGTGCCCGcccatgtgtgtacatgtgcacaccTGCAGTAGTGTAGAtgcatgtgtgtgcgcgtgtgcatgcgtgtgcaggTACCACTGTGTGACCTGCTTGTGTGCACACGCGTCTGCGGGTGTGAACGTGCCAgcatgtttgtgtgcatgtgtatgtgtgtgcctgcACATGTGCTActtgtgtggtgtgtgtgcatgtctgttcACGTCCACACCTGCATGGATAAACCTTGCACATGTGTATCGTACCCTcatgtatgtgcatgcacacgcacacacacatatgtgacTGTGTGCACGTGCACGTGTACAGAAGCTCTTCCTTCCCGGGGGCCCTCGAGGCCCAGCTGCCCTGCATGGATCCTCGCAGAGCAAACCTCCCTGCCCGGCTGCTCCAGGCCAGCACTGCTTGGATTTTCCCTAAATCACTCCAAGATGAAAGAAAACAGCTGAAGTGACTTGAAAAGCCCAGAGGGTGGCAGACGAAGAAGCTGGTTTGGCCACTGAAAGTGAACGTGAGACCCAGGGCAGGGGCCAAGGGCCAGCACGCAGAGTCTATGGCATCTGGGCAATGGGGCCAGGCACCCCCCCCCCAATGCACTCTCCTTCTGGGGGCCATGCCACGCCACCACCTCTTCTGGCCACTGAAGGGGCACCTGAGCGGGCGTGGTCACTGGGTCTGGCTCACGTAAAGGGGAGCCTCTCTCCGTGAGAGCTGGGCCACAGGGGTCCCATCCTGAGAAGAGCTGCTGAACCCCTCAGCCCTCTGCTGCCTCTGGGTCTGTGGTCATCTCAACCCCACCTCCGAGACCCGGGGTGTGTACTGAGAGACCCTCAGGCGGGAGCCACGGGCGGGAGTCCACCACTCAGCAGAGACTGAGCCCAAAGAGGAAATGCGTTTGCTGAGCAACTGCCAAAAATCCCCACAACAGACAACATCCGCTCCCACTCCGTCcctgctccccaacccccaccaacCCCTCTGCAGGGTCGTACAAGAGGCTGGGATCTCCAGGGGACACAAGAGGGCCATGCTCCCTGGGGGTCCTGGCGATGGCCGGGGTCCAGCTGGGGGCTGTCCACGCAGGCCCGCTTCACCTCCAGAGGGCGGCCAGGTGGTGACATGCAGGGCCCTGCCCCTCGCCCCCAGGAGGGCCCTCGTCCACCCACCTGCTCGTGGTACTCGACGCCCATGCTCAGCGTGTTGGTGAGGATGGCCACCATGATGCCGCGGTTGAAGTACTTGCTGTCTACGATCCGGCGCAGCTTGCCGCTGAAGGTGGCCCAGACCCGGCCCAGCCCGCCCTGCTCGCCAGGGGCTGCCTGCCGCTGCGCCCGCCGCCGGGGGCCACCCTGGCCGGGCGCATCTGCTGCTGGGGGTGGCTGCATGGGGTCACGGCGGTCCCCGTGCTGCACGTCCTGTGTGAACTCGTAGACGGCGTTGCTGTCTGAGTCTCCGCCCTCCGAGTCGCTGAGCTCCACCTCGGGGTCCTCCAGGGCGCTGGCGCAGTACGGGCAGTTCTTCAGCTCGCAGGTCAGCGTGCCcgcctgggggctgggcagggggcagggcacGCTCAGGCCTGACAGGCGGCTGGGGGACCGGCCCAGGCCTGCGGGAGAGGGCAAGGCAGGGTCAGCCGCTCAGCGGCCACACTCTGGTACCCAGGACCCATGGTCATGTGGGGGCTTTTGTGGGGTGTATGGTGTGCACACCTGGGCACACTCATGTACACTCTTGTCATTCATACACACCTGGGCACACATGCACATATCTAGGAACACATACATACAGCTGagtacacatgtgcacacaacCGGGCACATGCACACCTGGGCACACGTGCACACCACCTGGGCACGTTCACGTGCACTTTGCACAGGTGTGCTCTGTTCACATGCAGGGACAGTGACACAAAAGGGCAGAGGAGCTCGTCTGCCCTGGGGTCGCACCAGCCACAGAAATATAAGGTGACCCACTTTCCAGCATCCACATTCGACAGGCGAGATTAACTTTAACGCTGCCCTTAGTGAGGCACGTCCGAGCCCCCGTCACTCGACACGGAGCCCGTGTGAGGTTTAGAGAAGCGCTCTGCATGCTGTCCCTCATGCTGGCCTCTGGGACCCAGACTGTGCTTCATGCTGACAGCACACTGCGGCCTGGACTCGCCACAACCCAGCGGCTCCACGAGACCTAGCAGCCCTTGTGGCCAGCACAAGACTAGGAGCACATGCACTGTGAACGCAGGCTCCCACACCCTGGGCTCGGGGCGTGAGGGTGTGTACAGCGGCCCTGGCCCCCATGCCTCTGCTTGCTCCAGGGGCATGGCAGTCTGTGCACTTGCACACGACCCCTGGGAGGGCCTTACTGTCTGCATGGGAGCTGGCTGGCTGGGGGTCCTGGTGTCCCTTCTTCGACTGCCTGTCTGAGGCGGGTGAAGCCAGGCCCCAGGTGGGAGGACCATGAATGCCTCAGGGAGCACCCCAGCCCCCCTCTTCCTAACTCTCGGGGGCTCAGTGACCTCGActttcccttccccctgccaCAGTCTCAGTCTCCCCACCCAGGTAGGGGGCCGGCCACTCCTCGGGAAAAGTGGCCAGACAATGGCCATGGACATATGGTCCCTCTCAGGGCAAGGCGAGGGCAACAAGACACAGGCCCGGGGGCCTAATGGGTTTTCTTTGCCAGCTGTGGCGCTCTCACATGCACACAACAAATGCCTGTGCTCCTGAGCCGCTGGTGCGTGGGGCTCAGTACAGGAGGGGGGGCGGCACtagtcctccccacccccttcctccagGCTCCAAAGAAGAAAGCTGGGCTCCTGAGGATGCCCGGGGCCTCCTCGGAAAGTGCATGGGCAGGGACGGCATTCAGGAGCCCTGTGTTCCCATCCCCACTCCACCTGGGTCCCCTTCTCTCTGTAGGGTGAGGCTGGGGCCCTTACCGTGTTCCCCAACCAAATGCTGGATCTTCTCATAGGGGTCAGAGCTGCTCAAGCTCAGGGGGCTGTGGTTTCCCGCGCCTGGTGGTCCGCTGGCCCGCTTCCCCTTGGGCCCGGGGCTGGCTCCGCCTTTGCCGCCCGCCGGTGACGGCAGGATGGTGGGGTAGTTCATGGCGCCCAGGCCTGTGGCCAGCTTGAGGCCGGCAGCGGTGGCTGCAGCATGCACCGCCCGGGCTCTCTCCTGCGGCCCCTCCACGTGGCAGTCTGCATGGTACACGCTGTGCACGGACTCAGTGTCAGGAGGCCCTCGGCCTGGCGAGGGCGGCGAGGGCAGCGCTCCGGCCCGCACCAGCCTGGTGTCTCCGGTGGCCGGCTCGTGGCCGGGCCGGCGCGGGCTGCCGTGGCTGaagtggtagtggtggtggtggtggtggtgatggtggtagacCAGGTGGTGGATGGAGGCTGCGCGCCGGCCTGGCCGCCGGGGCCGGCGCCCGGGACCCTGGCCATGCAGGGCACTGCTGGGGTCCACCTTCTTGTGCCAGCGGCTCTGCCAGCGGGCGTAGAGGCGCAGGCTGCGCCGCTTGACCTTGCGGTAGATGTGGCCCACGTACTTGAGCAGCTCCTCGTAGCAGCTGCCTGGCTCCGAGAAGCTGGCCAGCGTGCTGTCGTTGGACAGATAGCGGGCACGCTGCTCCCGCATCAGCTGGTTCTCCCGCTGCTTCGTCTCCGAGAACTGCGTGGCGATCACCACCAGACACAGGTTGATCATGAAGAAGGAGCCCACCTGTGGCGGGTGGGCGGTCGTGAGCCTCCGGTGGCCGGTCCACAGCCTCGCTCACCCGGCCACGTgccccagggagccagggaagaAGGGACACGGGACCCACCCGCCCCGGGGCGTTGGGGTCAGGTGGGGACAGGCAACCAGGGCAGCAGCTCTGCTTTCTACACAACAGTGATTGAGTCCCTGACAAGAGAATTACTGTGCGCCCCTACTGTGCGCCACCTGCTCTAGGGGCCAGGGGTACAGCCGTGAGTGCGGCCGGCGGTGGCCCCCTGCTAATTCTATGCTGAGCCCCAGCATCTGGGATGGGCGGCGCTCAGTAGGTGCTGCTCGCCTATCTGCAGATAAACGGACAACATGTGAGGAGACCCTCCTTCCTGGCCCTCTGTGTGGTTTGGTCCCTCCTCCTTCAAGTCTGTCCCCAACTAGACCCTCTCGACTGTGCCGCACCCTCCCCTCCAGGTCTGACATTCCATGACCCCTGTGGCTtcactcccccgcccccccccccaccccgtccccgcGCGCCACTCTCCTATGCTCACACTTATGGTCTGAGACAAGGAAGGAGACCTGCCTGTTTCTGTTCACTGCTGGGTCCTCACTGAGCCTGCCCCgaaccccacagggccactgcgaGGACCAAGTGAAGGCCACGCCTAGGGCCACGTACATGGCAGAGAGCTGTGACCCCAAGAGGCAGTCCTGACTCTTCTGCAGAGTCTAGACAGGACCTGGTCACAGGAGGCTGTGGGGCGCTGTCCGAGGCCTCCTGGAGGCGGGCTCTCCCCTCCTCACCTACACTGGCCTCCCACCCCGGCCCACTTCCTCCCactgggggctggagagaaggCCCTCGTCCCACCAcgggcccccaccccacctgacTGGCAGCTCTGGGTCTTTGCTGCCCCCACCCAGCAGCTCAGCTGAACTGATGGACCCACAAGGACCCATGAGGGCTAGCAAAGGCCAGGGTGGTGTGGCGGTGGGGGGCACAAGCAGGCTCATGGCTGGACCTGGGGGGCAGGACACTGTGCCCTAACAGAGAAGCTTAGGGATGGGAGATGAGCTGTTACAACGCAGGGATCTCCATGAGCTAACACGCTGGCTGTGAAGTCGGGcccgcccctgccccaccccccggGACTCGCCCCGATGCCCACACTCACAATGATGAGCAAGATGAAGTAGATGAAGTTGTAGAAGGAGTGTGCGTCCATGACGTAGTACATGATGTCCACCCAGCCCTCCAGCGTGATCACCTGGGGGGGCAGGTGGCTGGACACACGGACGGCCAGGAAGAGGCTGGGGCCCTCGCCTGCGTCCCCTCAGGGTCCAGCGGCAGGGCTGGAGGGTGAGTTAGCCGTGTCCTGACACCAACCCCTGGGGCCTTGCACACTTGGTGCCCAAcgtgatggggaaactgaggccacggGCCATCAGCACACAGAGCTGGAGCCCACCTGGAAGATGGCGATCCAAGCATAGCCGATGTTGTCGAAATTGATGGCGCCGTTGTGGGGGTTGGAGTCCCCGGAGCGGCAGACGTTGTAGTACTGGTTCCAGTTGATGCAGGCGTTGCGGCCGGCGCCGCCCGCGCCCTCAGCCTGGGGCTGCCCGTATGCCTCCCAGCCCAGCGTGCACTCCACGCGCAGCTCTCGGCGGCTGGGGATGTGCGAGCACTTCTGCATGCCGTTGTCCCGGCGCGAGGAGCAGATGAAGGGGTTCTCCTCGCCCTCCTCCGTCTGGTAGTACGGCCGCAGGAAGGTGAGGTTGTTGTTCCTGGGGGCGTGCGGCCAGCGGGagcacacagacagacagacagcaaaagagacacagagacatgcGGAGAGACAGAGACGGTGATCGAGAGACACAGTGGGGGACACAAAAAGTAagacacacaaagagaaaaataaggaggaagagacacagaagcagaaacaggaaaacaaattaccaggaaaacagagacagagacacaaaaaccaaagaaagaagcaTAGACCCAGAAACCAGAACCCCACAGTCAAACTATGGATATTCCAAAAAGGGAGCCtctgggggcagggcctggaggggagGAGCCTGCCAGGGGCGGGGCCCGGAGGGGAGGAGCCTCTGGGGGCGGGGTCCGGAGGGATGAGCCTGTCAGGGGCCGGGCCCAGGGGGAGGAGCCTCTGGAGGCAGGTGGCCAGGAAGAGCCCGGTTAGGGGCAGGACTTGATGGGTGGGACAGGGGTCTCGGCCCAGGAGCAAGGCCTGCGCACCTGGCAAAGGTGCTGTCCAGGAAGCAGCGGTTGCGCAGCAGGCCCGCCCAGAGCTGGACGCCCACGATACCGAAGATGAAGAAGACGAAGAAGCAGAGCAGCAGGACGTTCCCGAGCATGGGCAACGTGTCCAGCAGCAGCGTGACCAGGATCCGCATGCCTGCAGGTGGCAGGGCAGGGGGTCAGCACTGTGGAGCCCTCCTGGGTGTCGCCTAGGCCCTCAGCCTCTCCCATGAACCCTGAGCCCCCCCGCCGTTCACAAGTGGATATCAGTGACCCTGCGGGGTCCCTGTGCCAGTCCCCAACAGGTCCAGCAAGTCCTGAGGGACAGTGATGCCTCTGTGTCAGGCCCACACCGAGGGGAGCAAGGCTACGGGCCTGGAGGGTCTCATGGGGG
Coding sequences:
- the CACNA1H gene encoding voltage-dependent T-type calcium channel subunit alpha-1H isoform X2, with the translated sequence MTEGALAAGEVRVPLGAPAPGPAAAGASPASPGAPGREAERGSGPGTSPPESPAAERGAELGADEEQPVPYPALAATVFFCLGQTTRPRSWCLRLVCNPWFEHVSMLVIMLNCVTLGMFRPCEDVECRSERCSILEAFDDFIFAFFAVEMVIKMIALGLFGQKCYLGDTWNRLDFFIVMAGMMEYSLDGHNVSLSAIRTVRVLRPLRAINRVPSMRILVTLLLDTLPMLGNVLLLCFFVFFIFGIVGVQLWAGLLRNRCFLDSTFARNNNLTFLRPYYQTEEGEENPFICSSRRDNGMQKCSHIPSRRELRVECTLGWEAYGQPQAEGAGGAGRNACINWNQYYNVCRSGDSNPHNGAINFDNIGYAWIAIFQVITLEGWVDIMYYVMDAHSFYNFIYFILLIIVGSFFMINLCLVVIATQFSETKQRENQLMREQRARYLSNDSTLASFSEPGSCYEELLKYVGHIYRKVKRRSLRLYARWQSRWHKKVDPSSALHGQGPGRRPRRPGRRAASIHHLVYHHHHHHHHHYHFSHGSPRRPGHEPATGDTRLVRAGALPSPPSPGRGPPDTESVHSVYHADCHVEGPQERARAVHAAATAAGLKLATGLGAMNYPTILPSPAGGKGGASPGPKGKRASGPPGAGNHSPLSLSSSDPYEKIQHLVGEHGLGRSPSRLSGLSVPCPLPSPQAGTLTCELKNCPYCASALEDPEVELSDSEGGDSDSNAVYEFTQDVQHGDRRDPMQPPPAADAPGQGGPRRRAQRQAAPGEQGGLGRVWATFSGKLRRIVDSKYFNRGIMVAILTNTLSMGVEYHEQPDELTNALEISNIVFTSMFALEMLLKLLACGPLGYIRNPYNIFDGIIVIISVWEIIGQADGGLSVLRTFRLLRVLKLVRFMPALRRQLVVLMKTMDNVATFCMLLMLFIFIFSILGMHLFGCKFSLKTDTGDTVPDRKNFDSLLWAIVTVFQILTQEDWNVVLYNGMASTSSWAALYFVALMTFGNYVLFNLLVAILVEGFQAEGDANRSDTDEEKTSARLEEDFDKFRDLRATEMKMYSLAVTPNGHLEGRGSLPPPLIMRTAATPMPTPKSSPHLDVAHGLLDSRRGSSCSMDPQLGDQKSLSSLRSSPCTQLGPNSAWSSRRSSWNSLGRAPSLKRRSQCGERESLLSGEGKGSTDDEAEDSRPGAGTSPGTCATPLRRTESLDRRSTLDLRPPRPAALLPSKFHDCNGQVLALPSEFFLRIDSHKEDPAEFDDDMEDSCCSRLRKVLEPYEPEWCRRRDPWALYLFSPQNRFRLSCQKIIAHKLFDHVVLVFIFLNCITIALERPDIDPGSTERAFLSVSNYIFTAIFVAEMTVKVPACPESPGVVALGLVSGEHTYLQSSWNVLDGLLVLVSLVDIVVAMASAGGAKILGILRVLRLLRTLRPLRVISRAPGLKLVVETLISSLRPIGNIVLICCAFFIIFGILGVQVRSPACPWVSPPWEVVSGRQLHGSPRRAEGGAGGETPVSAVLPLEASRAGLGSRGSGPGLWVTGRPAQLFKGKFYYCEGADTRNISTKAECRAAHYRWVRRKYNFDNLGQALMSLFVLSSKDGWVNIMYDGLDAVGIDQQPVPNHNPWMLLYFISFLLIVSFFVLNMFVGVVVENFHKCRQHQEAEEARRREEKRRRRLERKRRKAQRRPYYADYSPARRSIHSLCTSHYLDLFITFIIGVNVITMSVEHYNQPKSLDEALKYCNYVFTIVFVLEAVLKLVAFGFRRFFKDRWNQLDLAIVLLSIMGITLEEIEMNAALPINPTIIRIMRVLRIARVLKLLKMATGMRALLDTVVQALPQVGNLGLLFMLLFFIYAALGVELFGRLECSEDNPCEGLSRHATFSNFGMAFLTLFRVSTGDNWNGIMKDTLRECAREDKHCLSYLPAVSPVYFVTFVLVAQFVLVNVVVAVLMKHLEESNKEAHEDAELDAELELEMAQGSPTHPQPVAQPSPGAGPDAPSLLVVRKVSVSRMLSLPNDSYMFRPVAPASAPHPHRLQEVEMETYVGSAPLGLVASAHSPPAESCAALQVPSAASSPARSSDRLHALPPHGIARSPSLSRLLCRQEAVPTDSLEGQVDSPRDSGPGWGEPGGKTPVRQASLGASLRTPPRSPRPPGIRIRRHTLGQRCVSSQPPAPSGEEAEAPDPADEEVSHITSSARSPSASPSPTPTARGVAGSEPDPHRLYGVDTQGFLDQPGRADEQRRPPVEQGSGDGRPEAGEGKARALEAELALGARRKKKMSPPCISVDPPAEEEGTARPPAAEGGSTTLRRRTPSCEAAPHRDSLEPTEGPGVDPAAKGERWGQASCRTELLTVPSFVFDAPLGVGGTGGDLFLDGGHDVSPEPRGSSSGATALPEPHRTEPPMSSGDPPEKGQGLHLQVPQSPPKKEGSPPGTPIPGDSVDEPV